One window from the genome of Paramisgurnus dabryanus chromosome 20, PD_genome_1.1, whole genome shotgun sequence encodes:
- the soul2 gene encoding heme-binding protein soul2 encodes MAKTPVSFFGLVVVLIFFPGTGCWEAPGFCRGYECPTYTLVQENNGFEERNYDTSYWITTDVASTNKDDVATGFWKLYYFNKGENKENKEIVMTRPVVVTVKEADGTGEKQVSISLYQSDTDIPAPNDETIRITVMPGGTVYVRSFGGFAEYEDGINELNSLKEELRAAGKQFVENGFDAAGYDAPWDLMYRHNEVWLRAA; translated from the exons ATGGCGAAGACTCCAGTTTCATTTTTCGGTCTTGTGGTTGTACTTATATTTTTCCCAGGTACAGGATGTTGGGAAGCTCCTGGGTTTTGTCGTGGGTACGAATGTCCCACATATACTCTTGTACAGGAAAACAAT GGATTTGAGGAGCGCAACTATGACACCAGTTACTGGATTACCACTGATGTTGCGAGCACCAATAAAGATGATGTAGCAACTGGATTTTGGAAACTCTATTACTTCAATAAAGGGGAAAACAAAGAAA ATAAGGAGATTGTAATGACCCGACCCGTGGTGGTCACCGTGAAGGAAGCTGATGGTACGGGGGAAAAACAGGTGTCTATTTCACTATACCAGTCTGACACTGACATTCCTGCACCCAATGACGAAACCATCAGAATAACAGTCATGCCGGGCGGTACTGTCTATGTCAG GTCATTTGGGGGTTTTGCAGAATATGAGGATGGTATAAATGAGCTTAATAGTCTCAAAGAGGAACTTAGGGCTGCTGGAAAGCAGTTTGTTGAAAACGGGTTTGATGCAGCTGGTTACGATGCACCATGGGACTTGATGTACAGGCACAATGAAGTTTGGCTCCGTGCAGCTTAA
- the ccdc85a gene encoding coiled-coil domain-containing protein 85A isoform X1: MEKPVQSQLQSKSSEGPSEDLCKLTDDELMKWSKEELVRRLRRAEAEKMSAIVDHSNLIREVNRRLQQHLNEIRGLKEVNQKLQEDNQELRDLCCFLDDDRQKGKKVSREWQRLGRYSAGIMRKEVTLYLQKLKELEQRQEEVVKENLELRELCLMLDEEKGSGSTVGSVGTGGPAGCRNSIDSQSSLSHASGPGPGLLRDVGDGSSTSSAGSTDSPDHLTHKQQLLGGPAGGSPDHLHKPGSGEEAPSSEHVGRRHSTSQEYTAHTFPQVCRSRCGSFSSPDHKGLRGLSPEKLGKNLSRGSPEQFSKHLLVSSQPSGNPDLYRKHRGSMGSVCGSPDPKQILSGTPEHLQKGRVISGSPEMLRHSYGVSHEHGKFGSPGREVAQKRPGGEEMSPHHRNIYSGMNALISAGCCTGSCRSVKLWDSFDAS, translated from the exons ATGGAGAAGCCGGTCCAGTCTCAGCTGCAGTCCAAGAGCTCAGAAGGTCCGTCAGAGGATCTTTGCAAACTTACGGATGATGAGCTTATGAAATGGAGTAAGGAGGAGCTGGTACGCCGGCTGCGAAGAGCCGAAGCCGAGAAAATGAGCGCTATAGTGGACCACAGCAATCTCATCCGAGAGGTGAACCGCAGGCTTCAGCAGCACCTGAACGAGATCCGAGGGCTGAAG GAAGTGAATCAGAAGCTGCAAGAGGATAACCAGGAGCTGAGGGATCTCTGCTGCTTTCTGGATGACGATCGACAGAAAGGGAAAAAAGTGTCGAGGGAGTGGCAGCGCCTGGGCCGTTACAGTGCAGGAATCATGCGTAAGGAAGTCACATTGTACCTGCAGAAGCTGAAGGAGTTGGAGCAGCGTCAGGAGGAGGTGGTGAAGGAGAACCTGGAACTGAGGGAGTTGTGCCTCATGCTGGACGAGGAGAAGGGCTCTGGTAGTACTGTTGGGTCAGTGGGTACCGGGGGTCCAGCCGGCTGCAGGAATTCAATCGATAGCCAGAGCAGCCTGTCTCACGCCAGTGGTCCAGGGCCTGGACTCCTTAGAGATGTGGGTGATGGGAGCAGTACCTCCAGCGCGGGCAGCACTGACAGCCCTGACCATCTCACTCATAAGCAGCAGCTGTTGGGCGGCCCCGCTGGAGGCAGTCCTGACCACCTGCATAAGCCAGGCTCTGGGGAGGAGGCACCAAGTTCTGAGCACGTAGGCCGAAGACATAGCACAAGCCAGGAGTACACAGCGCATACCTTTCCCCAGGTGTGCCGCTCTCGTTGTGGGTCCTTCTCCAGTCCAGACCACAAGGGCTTGAGGGGGCTCAGTCCTGAGAAACTTGGGAAGAACCTTTCCAGAGGCAGTCCAGAGCAGTTCTCGAAACACCTGCTGGTGTCTTCTCAGCCGTCTGGCAATCCTGACCTTTACCGAAAGCATCGGGGAAGCATGGGTAGTGTGTGTGGGAGTCCGGACCCCAAACAGATTCTATCAGGGACACCAGAACACCTCCAGAAGGGCCGTGTCATTTCTGGGAGCCCCGAGATGTTACGGCACTCCTACGGTGTCAGCCACGAGCACGGGAAATTTGGCAGCCCTGGCCGGGAGGTGGCACAGAAGAGGCCGGGCGGAGAAGAGATGTCCCCTCATCATCGGAACATCTATAGCGGTATGAACG
- the ccdc85a gene encoding coiled-coil domain-containing protein 85A isoform X2: MEKPVQSQLQSKSSEGPSEDLCKLTDDELMKWSKEELVRRLRRAEAEKMSAIVDHSNLIREVNRRLQQHLNEIRGLKEVNQKLQEDNQELRDLCCFLDDDRQKGKKVSREWQRLGRYSAGIMRKEVTLYLQKLKELEQRQEEVVKENLELRELCLMLDEEKGSGSTVGSVGTGGPAGCRNSIDSQSSLSHASGPGPGLLRDVGDGSSTSSAGSTDSPDHLTHKQQLLGGPAGGSPDHLHKPGSGEEAPSSEHVGRRHSTSQEYTAHTFPQVCRSRCGSFSSPDHKGLRGLSPEKLGKNLSRGSPEQFSKHLLVSSQPSGNPDLYRKHRGSMGSVCGSPDPKQILSGTPEHLQKGRVISGSPEMLRHSYGVSHEHGKFGSPGREVAQKRPGGEEMSPHHRNIYSALISAGCCTGSCRSVKLWDSFDAS; encoded by the exons ATGGAGAAGCCGGTCCAGTCTCAGCTGCAGTCCAAGAGCTCAGAAGGTCCGTCAGAGGATCTTTGCAAACTTACGGATGATGAGCTTATGAAATGGAGTAAGGAGGAGCTGGTACGCCGGCTGCGAAGAGCCGAAGCCGAGAAAATGAGCGCTATAGTGGACCACAGCAATCTCATCCGAGAGGTGAACCGCAGGCTTCAGCAGCACCTGAACGAGATCCGAGGGCTGAAG GAAGTGAATCAGAAGCTGCAAGAGGATAACCAGGAGCTGAGGGATCTCTGCTGCTTTCTGGATGACGATCGACAGAAAGGGAAAAAAGTGTCGAGGGAGTGGCAGCGCCTGGGCCGTTACAGTGCAGGAATCATGCGTAAGGAAGTCACATTGTACCTGCAGAAGCTGAAGGAGTTGGAGCAGCGTCAGGAGGAGGTGGTGAAGGAGAACCTGGAACTGAGGGAGTTGTGCCTCATGCTGGACGAGGAGAAGGGCTCTGGTAGTACTGTTGGGTCAGTGGGTACCGGGGGTCCAGCCGGCTGCAGGAATTCAATCGATAGCCAGAGCAGCCTGTCTCACGCCAGTGGTCCAGGGCCTGGACTCCTTAGAGATGTGGGTGATGGGAGCAGTACCTCCAGCGCGGGCAGCACTGACAGCCCTGACCATCTCACTCATAAGCAGCAGCTGTTGGGCGGCCCCGCTGGAGGCAGTCCTGACCACCTGCATAAGCCAGGCTCTGGGGAGGAGGCACCAAGTTCTGAGCACGTAGGCCGAAGACATAGCACAAGCCAGGAGTACACAGCGCATACCTTTCCCCAGGTGTGCCGCTCTCGTTGTGGGTCCTTCTCCAGTCCAGACCACAAGGGCTTGAGGGGGCTCAGTCCTGAGAAACTTGGGAAGAACCTTTCCAGAGGCAGTCCAGAGCAGTTCTCGAAACACCTGCTGGTGTCTTCTCAGCCGTCTGGCAATCCTGACCTTTACCGAAAGCATCGGGGAAGCATGGGTAGTGTGTGTGGGAGTCCGGACCCCAAACAGATTCTATCAGGGACACCAGAACACCTCCAGAAGGGCCGTGTCATTTCTGGGAGCCCCGAGATGTTACGGCACTCCTACGGTGTCAGCCACGAGCACGGGAAATTTGGCAGCCCTGGCCGGGAGGTGGCACAGAAGAGGCCGGGCGGAGAAGAGATGTCCCCTCATCATCGGAACATCTATAGCG